Proteins found in one Paenibacillus sp. FSL R10-2782 genomic segment:
- a CDS encoding DHA2 family efflux MFS transporter permease subunit: protein MAANETAAAPSTDSSKERWLAFFAIVLGAFVAILNNSLINVAIPRLTTDLGSTTTRIQWVITGYTLASGVIVPITGYMEQRIGYKKFLILALSVFSLGTGICIFAWSDSSLIAARVLAGLGGGVIMPLSMTIIYKIMPREQIGMSLGIWGIAAMAAPAVGPTLSGYLIEWFNWRFLFIVSLPVALFAILMVILLIKEPPKATPKPFDLPGFLLAATCAGTLLYALTNGQHDGWTSFKIVSLLFVAFWALVFLIYVESGKDNAVIEISLFKNSKYTISVIASSLVMMGMYGGTFLTPLFLQNIQHVSPIDTGIILIPQAIAMAAMMPIAGRLFDKFGIVPLGLVGLTLTSFMTYHLHQLTPDTPHIWLETVMAFRGLGIGICMMPLSTVGMNAVHPSKVANASTASNLVRTVAASMAIAVLTAIMQSRSAAHAQQISETVTPDAAHALQASLGSSWMSSISSLITLDATSRGIGDTFLISSIPLFCTIPLIFLFIQRKKAKTQPEAL, encoded by the coding sequence GTGGCTGCCAATGAAACTGCTGCTGCTCCTTCGACAGATTCTTCCAAAGAACGCTGGCTTGCTTTTTTTGCCATCGTTTTAGGCGCCTTTGTCGCCATTCTGAACAACAGTCTGATCAATGTCGCCATTCCTCGATTGACGACAGACTTAGGGTCAACGACGACACGTATTCAGTGGGTTATTACAGGTTACACGCTTGCATCTGGTGTAATCGTCCCGATTACCGGATATATGGAGCAGCGTATCGGATACAAAAAGTTTTTAATACTTGCCCTCAGCGTGTTCTCGCTGGGAACGGGAATATGTATTTTTGCATGGAGTGATTCTTCTCTGATCGCAGCACGGGTACTGGCTGGATTGGGAGGCGGTGTCATTATGCCGCTAAGCATGACGATTATTTACAAAATCATGCCGCGTGAACAAATTGGTATGTCCCTTGGTATCTGGGGGATCGCCGCAATGGCAGCGCCAGCTGTAGGACCTACGCTGAGTGGATACTTAATTGAATGGTTTAACTGGCGTTTTCTGTTTATTGTCAGTCTGCCTGTAGCTTTATTTGCAATTTTAATGGTCATTCTACTAATCAAAGAGCCGCCTAAAGCAACACCAAAGCCGTTTGATTTGCCGGGCTTTTTGTTGGCCGCAACTTGTGCAGGGACGCTCTTGTACGCACTGACTAACGGGCAGCATGATGGCTGGACCTCTTTTAAAATTGTATCTCTACTGTTCGTCGCCTTCTGGGCGCTTGTCTTTCTTATTTATGTGGAAAGCGGAAAAGACAATGCTGTAATTGAAATTTCATTATTTAAAAATTCAAAATATACGATTAGTGTCATTGCCTCCAGTCTGGTCATGATGGGAATGTACGGAGGTACGTTTTTGACACCGTTGTTTTTGCAAAATATTCAGCATGTGTCACCGATTGATACCGGAATCATTCTCATTCCACAGGCGATTGCAATGGCGGCTATGATGCCGATTGCCGGGCGGTTATTTGATAAGTTCGGCATTGTGCCCCTGGGACTTGTTGGCCTGACGTTGACCAGCTTTATGACATATCATTTGCATCAACTTACGCCAGACACACCGCATATTTGGCTAGAAACGGTAATGGCATTTCGGGGTCTGGGAATCGGCATTTGTATGATGCCATTGTCTACGGTCGGTATGAACGCTGTTCATCCAAGTAAAGTAGCGAATGCGTCTACAGCATCCAATCTGGTACGTACCGTTGCAGCTTCTATGGCTATTGCAGTGCTGACAGCGATTATGCAAAGTCGTTCGGCGGCTCATGCCCAACAAATTTCAGAGACTGTTACACCGGACGCGGCTCATGCGCTGCAAGCGTCGTTGGGCAGCTCATGGATGTCATCCATAAGTAGCTTAATCACACTGGATGCCACATCAAGAGGAATTGGGGATACATTCCTCATTTCATCCATACCGCTGTTTTGCACGATTCCACTAATCTTTTTGTTTATTCAGAGGAAGAAAGCAAAGACACAGCCGGAAGCTTTATAA
- a CDS encoding HlyD family efflux transporter periplasmic adaptor subunit: protein MSKKTVLPILIVLLILSGGVIGYYYWYQATHFVKSDDARIQADQYKVMPQISGEITHIDVEEGDVLQRNEPIAEQDVSGLDSSMISKSVLRAPINGTVIKIYSKEHEIGSPGSAVATMVDMNSLYVSTNIEETDIDRIKPGQLVDITLDAAGDKTIQGKVRKVGEASNAVFSLIPAVNTSGNFNKVTQRVPVEIAVNKPKDMKLIPGTNVEVKIHTP from the coding sequence GTGAGTAAGAAAACTGTACTGCCAATTCTCATCGTACTGCTCATTCTGAGCGGCGGAGTCATTGGCTACTATTATTGGTATCAGGCAACACACTTTGTTAAGAGTGATGATGCGCGTATTCAAGCGGATCAATATAAGGTAATGCCGCAAATTTCAGGAGAGATTACACACATTGATGTGGAGGAAGGCGATGTTCTTCAGCGCAATGAACCGATTGCGGAGCAGGATGTATCGGGGCTGGATTCCAGCATGATTAGCAAGTCCGTTCTGCGTGCGCCGATCAACGGTACCGTTATTAAGATTTATTCGAAGGAGCATGAAATCGGTTCTCCGGGCAGTGCTGTTGCGACCATGGTTGATATGAACAGTCTGTATGTCTCCACGAATATTGAAGAAACCGATATTGACCGCATTAAACCGGGACAGCTTGTTGACATTACGCTTGATGCAGCAGGCGACAAGACGATTCAAGGCAAAGTTCGCAAAGTGGGCGAAGCCTCAAATGCGGTGTTCTCGCTCATTCCTGCCGTAAACACAAGCGGTAACTTTAACAAGGTGACCCAGCGTGTGCCTGTAGAAATAGCTGTTAACAAGCCGAAGGATATGAAGCTCATTCCAGGAACGAACGTGGAAGTTAAAATCCATACACCTTAA
- a CDS encoding efflux RND transporter periplasmic adaptor subunit: MKILRVESTLAALVLGGAVLAGCSSNSGAAQDMVVPVKISQAQQGIIGQGNIYTGTVTPSETVNIVPKVGGKVVELPVDIGSEVKKGQVLFKLDDKDMRNNVAKARAAAAAAAAGVSSAQASHESTMVQANSGVVQSKSGVIQSQSAINQAQGAINQATTAVEQATHGVSSAANTVKQTQQALADAQKNVTRTQSLFDAGASTQAQLEQAKTAVVNAEAAYNNAQNAQANAQDQLVAAQKALTTARNSYDSAKNSYSNANSGYSNAQNQLKVSQNTAVIESSQQSLKQAQLNVSIAQDALDDTVITSPINGIVGTKNAEVGEMVSAQAPALVIANLSTVNTLIYVPAEQINNVKAGDKVQVRVAASNIVTTGTVKNVSPLDASGKGYPVKISVANPDVKLKSGMLADISFVAANAQEGIVVPTAAIQKDQGKQYVYVVNGDHAKRKEVKTVQTTGSQTLVTSGLSNEENVIVNNLALLSDNSPITISQ, from the coding sequence ATGAAAATATTGAGAGTAGAAAGTACATTAGCGGCCTTAGTGCTCGGCGGCGCAGTGCTGGCAGGCTGCTCCAGTAATAGCGGGGCGGCGCAGGATATGGTCGTTCCTGTCAAGATCAGCCAAGCGCAGCAGGGTATCATTGGGCAAGGGAACATTTATACAGGAACGGTAACACCTTCGGAGACGGTGAATATCGTTCCAAAAGTGGGCGGTAAAGTAGTTGAACTGCCTGTGGATATTGGCTCAGAGGTCAAAAAAGGTCAAGTGCTGTTCAAGCTTGATGACAAGGACATGCGGAATAATGTAGCGAAAGCCCGTGCCGCAGCAGCTGCGGCAGCAGCAGGAGTGAGTTCTGCTCAGGCATCCCATGAATCAACAATGGTTCAAGCCAACTCGGGCGTAGTACAATCCAAAAGCGGCGTGATTCAGTCCCAAAGCGCAATCAATCAGGCGCAGGGAGCCATTAATCAGGCTACTACAGCCGTAGAACAGGCAACACACGGCGTTTCCTCGGCGGCCAATACGGTGAAGCAAACGCAGCAAGCGCTGGCGGATGCTCAGAAAAATGTAACGCGCACTCAAAGCCTGTTTGATGCAGGTGCGAGTACTCAAGCACAATTGGAACAAGCAAAAACAGCCGTTGTGAACGCAGAAGCGGCATACAACAATGCGCAAAATGCCCAGGCTAATGCCCAGGACCAACTGGTGGCTGCTCAGAAGGCGCTCACTACGGCCCGTAACAGCTACGATTCTGCAAAAAACAGCTACAGTAATGCTAACAGCGGCTACAGCAATGCACAAAATCAACTGAAGGTATCTCAAAATACAGCGGTTATCGAGTCCAGCCAACAGTCTCTCAAGCAGGCACAGCTAAATGTGAGTATCGCTCAGGACGCACTTGACGATACTGTGATTACATCACCGATAAACGGTATTGTTGGTACGAAAAATGCAGAAGTAGGCGAAATGGTATCCGCTCAGGCTCCTGCGCTGGTCATCGCTAACCTGAGTACAGTTAATACACTGATCTATGTACCTGCTGAGCAGATCAACAATGTAAAAGCAGGCGACAAGGTACAGGTTCGTGTAGCAGCTTCCAATATTGTGACAACAGGTACAGTGAAAAATGTAAGCCCGTTGGATGCAAGTGGAAAAGGATATCCTGTGAAAATTTCGGTGGCAAATCCGGATGTGAAACTGAAATCCGGTATGCTGGCTGATATCAGCTTTGTCGCTGCGAATGCACAAGAAGGTATTGTCGTTCCTACCGCAGCGATTCAAAAGGATCAGGGCAAGCAATATGTATACGTTGTGAATGGTGACCATGCGAAACGCAAGGAAGTGAAGACGGTTCAGACGACAGGCTCACAAACACTGGTTACCAGTGGCTTGAGCAACGAAGAGAATGTAATCGTGAATAATCTGGCGTTGCTGTCGGATAACTCACCAATCACCATTAGCCAATAA
- a CDS encoding STM4015 family protein — MEVKLVVDYEAYEKGQTMANFIEELAVKPESAEITDLIIGDWGGAYEQSPEDFIPVLVKHKDQFPKLRKLFIGDMEYDECEVSWINQTNLSPLLEAFPALESFYVKGSQDLSLEPLRHSHLQELVIICGGLPASVLQEIRNAELPELRKLELYLGVDQYGFDGGLEDVLPFLNDNLFPKLTYLGLKDSEIQDEIAIAAANATVIGQLEVLDLSQGTLSDKGAEALLASESIKGLKHLDLSYHYMSDEMMRRWKSTGLSVNVEDQQQADEEDDWRYPSLTE; from the coding sequence ATGGAAGTAAAGCTGGTTGTGGATTATGAAGCTTATGAGAAGGGTCAAACGATGGCCAATTTTATTGAAGAACTGGCAGTCAAGCCAGAGAGCGCAGAAATAACGGATTTGATTATTGGAGACTGGGGCGGAGCCTATGAACAATCGCCGGAGGATTTTATTCCGGTGCTGGTAAAGCACAAAGATCAATTTCCGAAGCTGCGTAAGCTGTTTATCGGGGATATGGAATATGACGAGTGTGAGGTTTCGTGGATTAATCAGACGAATCTGTCTCCGCTGTTGGAGGCGTTTCCAGCATTGGAATCCTTTTATGTCAAAGGAAGTCAGGACTTGAGCCTGGAACCATTGCGGCATAGCCACCTTCAGGAATTGGTTATTATTTGCGGAGGTTTGCCAGCGAGTGTTCTTCAGGAGATTCGTAATGCCGAGCTGCCAGAGCTACGTAAGCTGGAGCTGTACTTGGGCGTGGATCAATACGGTTTTGACGGTGGTCTGGAGGACGTATTACCGTTCCTGAACGACAATCTTTTTCCCAAGCTGACCTATTTGGGGCTGAAGGATAGTGAAATACAGGATGAAATTGCGATTGCTGCGGCAAACGCAACTGTGATTGGACAACTGGAGGTACTTGATCTGTCTCAAGGCACGTTGTCCGATAAAGGGGCAGAGGCACTACTGGCTAGCGAAAGCATCAAAGGGCTAAAGCATCTGGATTTGAGCTATCACTATATGTCTGATGAAATGATGAGACGTTGGAAAAGCACAGGACTGTCTGTGAATGTGGAAGATCAGCAGCAAGCGGACGAGGAAGATGATTGGCGCTATCCATCGTTGACTGAGTAA